In the genome of Paramisgurnus dabryanus chromosome 18, PD_genome_1.1, whole genome shotgun sequence, one region contains:
- the irs4a gene encoding insulin receptor substrate 2-B, translated as MEERPHLPNHGVMLTLEAQPRRTVTKTTATNGDISCAAGEPPSSSSSINNSGSRLPVHLTASSHSQPLRRYHPPYHFKVHHLFPDESPQDAVLRKNLPPLQYKVHDSAFCRVLSSDTTAAALAAAAVCTGGIDRDIWKCGYLRKQKHGHKRFFVLRGPSNLGPSRLEYYDSEKKFRNALKAATTGVTCPAKRVIYLSQCFTVNKRADAKNKYLIALYTKDEYFAVVAENEQEQEDWYLALTELMTEGKKGQLDTDELDDGYGTISPGTIFKEVWQVNVKPKGLGQTRNLMGVYRLCLSAKTIHLVKLNSETPAVNLPLMNIRRCGHSESFFFIEVGRSSSIGPGEIWVQVEDSVVAQNMHETILDTMKALKAFPDFRPRSKSQSSGSNPIPFITTRRHLGNLPPSQTGLQRPSRTDSVTGTPPSGKTKGGRGKRYRTSSEGEGTHDRPLSSGTGSLVHLNTPVLNVGREESGSCCAHASPGSIQHTRSASLPVSHFLSATSPISVSSSSGHGSASDTHTRPSSSSICGSPSDGGFNSSDEFCPSPCDFRYFHASCTTPESHGNTPPIREDYRLAEYMAMDWHKDGARTFEEESSYMERTFLKLAHSSKPKLGGGLGVMQQKATQTSSSLDEPSPVESKRHQVCSCLLKSAYKSYSELHHPNKPPLLSSECQKKLPKDDGYMPMMYSIAPSLNTDYIPMQPRTNHPATLDFHACSSQQADRYGYMMMLPGDSPSSREQAEYDDYMDMTVQMTAAEGFSQASPDSQKSHSSYFSLPRSYKAPSREKREKTEYVPMSPVEPPSPPSPGEYIHMNFGASHTAISPLSVNSPSTPPPSQPCYQMCCSSPDHDYLGLNIDSLLKDRPPRHSLVAPWNPPNYARPLGCSYGQTSTNFDPEKNHTGCGDASSPSRAMQHLRISERLPVSQTEPKIIRADPQGRRRHSSETFIPSPGSSASGCGVRHTANQNHPETSRWQNSTSFDSMWSHSDASPDFANSATGGTRQNTSSSYLNYIALDLREVPRVTHDTPPPHPAHSNLQESEAYAGIDFSMSGGHATASKD; from the exons ATGGAAGAACGGCCACATTTACCGAATCACGGCGTCATGTTGACACTGGAGGCGCAACCGCGTCGCACTGTCACCAAAACGACCGCGACCAACGGCGACATCTCTTGTGCTGCTGGGGAGCCTCCGTCCTCCTCCTCCTCAATCAATAACAGCGGCTCCCGTTTGCCCGTGCACTTAACGGCCTCCTCGCATTCTCAGCCACTGAGGAGGTACCATCCGCCTTACCACTTTAAAGTGCATCACCTGTTCCCGGATGAGAGCCCCCAGGATGCTGTATTGAGAAAAAACCTGCCCCCCCTCCAGTACAAAGTGCACGACTCTGCCTTCTGTCGTGTGCTTAGCTCTGATACCACTGCTGCTGCCCTGGCCGCCGCTGCCGTCTGCACCGGTGGCATAGACAGGGACATATGGAAGTGCGGATATCTCCGAAAACAGAAGCACGGCCACAAGAGGTTCTTCGTCCTGAGGGGCCCGAGCAACCTGGGGCCCAGTCGGTTGGAATACTATGACAGCGAGAAAAAATTTCGTAATGCGCTCAAAGCCGCCACCACCGGGGTTACTTGCCCCGCGAAGAGGGTCATTTACCTTTCCCAGTGTTTTACGGTTAATAAGAGGGCTGATGCTAAGAACAAATACCTCATTGCCCTTTATACTAAAGATGAATATTTTGCAGTGGTGGCAGAAAACGAGCAGGAGCAGGAGGATTGGTACTTGGCCCTCACTGAACTTATGACGGAGGGCAAAAAGGGGCAGCTGGACACCGATGAACTAGACGATGGATACGGGACAATTTCGCCAGGTACTATTTTTAAGGAGGTGTGGCAGGTCAACGTCAAGCCCAAAGGGTTGGGTCAGACCAGGAATCTAATGGGGGTGTACCGTCTGTGCCTTTCCGCCAAGACTATTCACCTGGTGAAGCTGAACTCTGAGACGCCCGCTGTGAACCTGCCGTTAATGAACATTCGCCGCTGCGGCCACTCGGAGAGCTTTTTCTTCATTGAAGTCGGACGCTCCTCTTCCATTGGCCCTGGTGAAATCTGGGTACAAGTCGAGGACTCTGTGGTGGCACAGAACATGCACGAGACAATTCTGGACACTATGAAGGCTCTGAAGGCCTTTCCTGACTTCAGGCCGCGAAGCAAAAGCCAGTCCTCCGGGTCGAACCCCATACCGTTCATCACCACTCGCCGGCATCTCGGCAACCTTCCTCCCAGCCAGACTGGGCTGCAGCGTCCCTCTAGGACGGATTCTGTGACTGGCACACCGCCGTCAGGGAAAACTAAAGGAGGGAGGGGCAAGCGTTATCGGACCTCCAGTGAGGGTGAAGGCACCCACGACCGGCCGCTCAGCTCCGGGACGGGCAGCCTGGTGCACCTAAACACCCCTGTTCTCAACGTGGGGCGGGAAGAAAGTGGAAGCTGCTGCGCCCACGCCTCGCCCGGTTCGATCCAGCACACCCGCTCCGCTTCACTTCCTGTATCTCACTTCCTGTCTGCCACCAGCCCCATCAGTGTGTCCAGCAGCAGTGGACATGGCTCCGCCTCTGACACGCACACCCGCCCCTCAAGCTCCTCCATTTGCGGCTCCCCGAGCGACGGAGGCTTCAACTCCTCGGATGAGTTCTGCCCCAGCCCGTGTGACTTCAGGTACTTTCATGCGAGCTGTACCACCCCCGAATCCCACGGCAACACCCCACCTATTAGAGAAGATTACCGGCTGGCAGAATACATGGCTATGGATTGGCATAAAGATGGGGCCAGAACCTTTGAAGAGGAGAGCAGTTACATGGAAAGAACTTTTCTTAAGCTAGCACATTCCTCCAAGCCAAAGCTGGGCGGCGGTTTAGGTGTCATGCAGCAAAAAGCAACGCAAACCTCATCTTCTTTAGATGAACCAAGCCCTGTAGAGTCAAAACGACATCAGGTTTGCTCGTGCTTGCTGAAGTCAGCCTATAAGTCTTACTCTGAATTACATCACCCAAACAAGCCTCCTTTGCTCAGCTCTGAGTGTCAGAAGAAACTGCCTAAAGACGATGGCTACATGCCTATGATGTACAGCATTGCTCCCTCTCTTAATACAGATTACATCCCTATGCAACCCAGAACGAACCACCCTGCCACCCTGGACTTTCACGCTTGTTCCTCACAGCAAGCAGACAGATACGGCTATATGATGATGCTCCCTGGTGACAGCCCCTCCAGCAGAGAACAGGCAGAGTATGATGACTACATGGACATGACTGTGCAAATGACCGCGGCGGAGGGCTTTTCCCAAGCCTCACCTGACAGTCAGAAATCCCACAGCTCTTATTTCTCCCTGCCACGTTCCTACAAAGCTCCTTCCCGAGAGAAGCGCGAAAAGACTGAATACGTTCCCATGTCCCCTGTTGAGCCCCCAAGCCCACCAAGTCCAGGAGAGTACATCCACATGAATTTTGGTGCCTCTCACACTGCAATCTCCCCACTCTCTGTGAACTCTCCCTCCACCCCACCACCCTCTCAGCCTTGCTACCAGATGTGCTGCTCCTCACCAGACCATGACTATTTAGGCCTAAACATAGACAGCCTTTTGAAAGACCGCCCTCCACGACACTCGCTCGTAGCTCCATGGAACCCCCCTAACTACGCCCGACCCTTAGGATGCTCTTACGGCCAGACGTCGACTAATTTCGATCCCGAAAAAAATCACACCGGTTGTGGAGATGCCAGCAGTCCCTCTAGAGCGATGCAGCACCTCCGTATCTCAGAACGGCTACCTGTCAGTCAAACTGAGCCCAAGATCATCAGAGCCGATCCGCAGGGCAGGAGACGACACAGTTCTGAGACTTTCATCCCCTCACCTGGTTCCTCTGCTAGCGGTTGCGGTGTCAGGCACACGGCCAATCAGAATCACCCCGAAACAAGCAGGTGGCAAAACTCCACCTCTTTTGACAGCATGTGGTCGCATTCAGACGCCTCTCCCGACTTTGCAAACTCTGCCACCGGAGGAACACGCCAGAACACCTCATCCAGCTACCTCAACTACATCGCTCTGGACTTGAGAGAAGTGCCCAGGGTCACACACGACACGCCCCCTCCACACCCAGCTCATAGTAACCTCCAGGAGAGCGAAGCCTATGCTGGTATAGACTTCTCCATGTCAGGAGGACATGCCACTGCCTCAAAAG ATTGA